In one Erythrobacteraceae bacterium WH01K genomic region, the following are encoded:
- a CDS encoding TIGR02186 family protein, whose translation MRLLAIILAVLAFAAPASAQRDPILVPEVSQDEVQVRQGFTGTELLLFGAVLDPSGMRAARDYDIVVVLKGPSFPIRVREKEQIGGIWINAEDTAFRSAPSYFAVASSSSIGSIVDERTAAIFEFGTDFIQLSPTGVIDPAEQMRFRDGLVDLRTRQGLFSQDSGGVEMREGVLYQARIDLPSSVQTGIYTAETFAVTDGRVVASAVARVEVRKVGFERLVETFSQAQPFFYGLLAIFLSVGMGWLAGRLFSNS comes from the coding sequence ATGCGCCTGCTGGCGATCATACTCGCGGTTCTCGCATTCGCCGCCCCTGCCTCGGCGCAGCGCGACCCGATCCTGGTCCCCGAAGTGTCGCAGGACGAGGTGCAGGTGCGGCAGGGGTTCACCGGGACCGAATTGCTGCTGTTCGGCGCGGTGCTCGACCCATCCGGCATGCGTGCGGCACGAGATTACGATATCGTGGTCGTCCTGAAGGGGCCGTCCTTCCCCATCCGGGTGCGCGAGAAAGAGCAGATCGGCGGTATCTGGATCAATGCGGAGGACACCGCATTCCGCTCCGCACCGAGCTACTTTGCAGTGGCATCCTCGTCGTCCATCGGTTCCATCGTGGACGAGCGGACGGCCGCAATCTTCGAATTCGGAACGGATTTCATCCAGCTTTCGCCCACCGGCGTCATCGACCCGGCAGAACAGATGCGTTTCCGCGACGGGCTGGTCGACCTGCGAACGCGGCAGGGCCTGTTCAGCCAGGACAGCGGCGGCGTCGAGATGCGCGAGGGCGTGCTTTACCAAGCGCGGATCGACCTGCCCTCGAGCGTGCAGACAGGCATCTATACCGCGGAAACCTTCGCAGTGACCGACGGCCGCGTCGTTGCCTCGGCGGTCGCCCGGGTAGAGGTTCGCAAGGTCGGCTTCGAGCGGCTGGTCGAGACCTTCTCCCAGGCGCAACCTTTCTTCTACGGCCTGTTGGCCATATTCCTGTCGGTCGGTATGGGCTGGCTGGCCGGGCGACTGTTCTCGAACAGCTAG
- a CDS encoding DUF87 domain-containing protein, with the protein MTDLARHEFASDDTAAHSGKEAAPSPGNAMQPIGVVLEIAGSGSQIALDLQRLNECMADDDPSIALAGQVGSQIKIRVGNSWLLASVRNQRQDRRQGGGVLANIDFLGEGLEEKLTGRIHSFRRGVTRYPVPGALIYPATTADLRQIYASDGRSNIQIGTVYPTKDIRAGIYIDAMLGKHFALLGSTGTGKSTSAALILHRICEAAPQGHVLMIDPHGEYSAAFKNTGVILDVSNLQMPYWLLNFEEHCEVLLTSQGNERQVDADILAKCLLKARYKNRLAEQMGKITVDSPIPYLLSDLSAAIADEMGKLDKATDTAPFMRLRTKLDELKSDPRYQFMFSGMLVGDTMAEFISKIFRMPGDGKPIAIIDVSGVPSDITSTVVAVLSRLVFDFAIWGREEQTRPILLVCEEAHRYVPNEANADGSSVGNILSRIAKEGRKYGISLGLITQRPSDLAEGVLSQCGTIISMRLNNDRDQAFVKAAMPEGARGFLDSIPALRNRECIICGEGVAIPIRVAFDNLEESKRPASEDPSFVELWRDRGEGEEAVRRVVNRWRSQGS; encoded by the coding sequence ATGACGGACTTGGCCAGACACGAATTCGCAAGCGACGATACGGCCGCACATTCTGGCAAAGAGGCTGCACCTTCTCCCGGCAATGCGATGCAGCCGATCGGTGTCGTCCTGGAAATTGCCGGGTCCGGCTCGCAGATCGCGCTCGATCTCCAGCGGCTCAACGAATGCATGGCGGACGACGATCCGTCCATCGCGCTGGCCGGACAGGTCGGCAGCCAGATCAAGATCCGCGTCGGTAACAGCTGGCTGCTGGCCAGCGTCCGCAACCAGCGACAGGACCGGCGACAGGGCGGCGGCGTCCTCGCAAACATCGATTTCCTGGGCGAAGGGCTGGAGGAGAAGCTGACCGGCCGCATCCATTCGTTCCGGCGCGGCGTCACGCGGTATCCCGTTCCGGGCGCGCTGATCTATCCCGCGACGACCGCCGATCTTCGCCAGATCTATGCCAGCGATGGCCGTTCCAACATCCAGATCGGTACGGTCTATCCGACCAAGGATATTCGCGCGGGCATCTATATCGACGCCATGCTGGGCAAGCACTTCGCCCTGCTCGGGTCGACCGGTACCGGCAAGTCGACCAGTGCCGCGCTGATCCTGCACCGCATCTGCGAAGCCGCGCCGCAAGGTCATGTCCTGATGATCGACCCGCACGGCGAATATTCGGCGGCGTTCAAGAATACGGGCGTCATCCTCGACGTGTCGAACCTGCAGATGCCGTACTGGCTGCTGAATTTCGAGGAACACTGCGAAGTGCTCCTGACAAGCCAGGGCAACGAACGACAGGTCGATGCCGACATCCTGGCGAAATGCCTGCTGAAGGCGCGGTACAAGAACCGCCTGGCCGAACAGATGGGCAAGATCACCGTCGATTCGCCGATCCCCTACCTCCTGTCCGATCTCTCAGCGGCCATCGCGGACGAAATGGGCAAGCTGGACAAGGCCACCGACACCGCGCCGTTCATGCGCCTGCGGACCAAGCTGGACGAACTCAAAAGCGATCCGCGTTACCAGTTCATGTTCTCCGGCATGTTGGTCGGCGACACGATGGCCGAATTCATCTCCAAGATTTTCCGCATGCCCGGCGATGGCAAGCCGATCGCGATCATCGACGTCTCGGGCGTTCCGTCCGACATCACCTCGACCGTGGTCGCGGTGCTCAGCCGGCTGGTGTTCGATTTCGCCATCTGGGGCCGCGAGGAACAGACCCGGCCTATCCTGCTGGTTTGCGAGGAAGCCCATCGCTACGTGCCGAACGAGGCCAATGCCGATGGTTCCAGTGTCGGCAACATCCTGTCGCGCATCGCGAAAGAGGGCCGGAAATACGGAATCTCGCTGGGCCTCATTACCCAGCGTCCCTCCGACCTTGCCGAAGGGGTCCTGTCGCAGTGCGGCACGATCATCTCGATGCGTCTGAACAACGACCGGGACCAGGCCTTCGTGAAAGCCGCCATGCCGGAAGGTGCGCGTGGTTTCCTCGACTCCATTCCGGCGCTCCGCAACCGCGAATGCATTATCTGCGGTGAAGGCGTCGCGATCCCGATCCGCGTGGCTTTCGACAATCTGGAAGAGTCCAAGCGACCCGCTTCGGAAGATCCCAGCTTCGTCGAGCTCTGGCGCGACCGGGGCGAGGGCGAAGAGGCTGTGCGCCGCGTCGTCAATCGCTGGCGTTCGCAGGGAAGCTGA
- a CDS encoding 7-carboxy-7-deazaguanine synthase QueE — protein MPQLVLATDDDGGPEIFASVQGEGPSAGMPVAFMRLSRCNLACKWCDTAYTWHFEGDERPHRDGRVFDRRANQRTLAIADVAERIMALGQKRLVVTGGEPLLQAPALAGLAEALSDMTFEIETNGTIAAPARLDIHIDQYNVSPKLAHSGNPAELALIAERLDAYALDPRAFFKFVIAQPDDLDEVAALQRAHAIPPGRIFLMPEGTDSRTLREREEWLVPLCLKHGYRLSDRLHIHLFGDTRGT, from the coding sequence ATGCCGCAGCTAGTCCTTGCCACTGACGATGATGGCGGGCCGGAAATCTTCGCCAGCGTGCAGGGCGAAGGGCCCAGTGCAGGCATGCCTGTCGCGTTCATGCGCCTGTCGCGCTGCAATCTCGCCTGCAAATGGTGCGACACGGCCTATACTTGGCATTTCGAAGGCGACGAGAGGCCGCATCGCGATGGCAGGGTGTTCGACCGGAGGGCCAACCAGCGGACGCTTGCCATCGCAGACGTGGCCGAACGGATCATGGCACTCGGTCAGAAACGGCTGGTCGTAACCGGCGGCGAACCGTTGCTGCAGGCCCCGGCACTGGCCGGGCTGGCCGAAGCGCTGTCGGACATGACGTTCGAGATCGAGACGAACGGCACGATTGCCGCCCCTGCCCGGCTCGACATCCATATCGACCAGTACAATGTCAGCCCCAAGCTCGCCCATTCCGGCAACCCGGCTGAACTTGCCCTGATTGCCGAACGGCTGGATGCCTATGCGCTGGACCCGCGCGCTTTCTTCAAGTTCGTGATCGCGCAGCCGGACGACCTGGACGAGGTGGCAGCCCTCCAGCGTGCCCATGCCATTCCGCCGGGACGCATCTTCCTGATGCCGGAAGGCACGGACAGCCGCACCTTGCGAGAGCGGGAAGAATGGCTCGTGCCGCTATGCCTGAAGCACGGATACAGGCTGAGTGATCGACTGCACATCCACCTGTTCGGCGACACGCGCGGCACGTAG
- a CDS encoding valine--tRNA ligase, which produces MTSSLPTTFDPASIEARWYSHWEENGLFRPDRPDAEPYTIVNPPPNVTGSLHIGHALDNTLQDIVIRYERMRGKDALWVVGTDHAGIATQMVVERQLEAKGDKRTNYSREDFVKKVWEWKEESGGTITRQLRRLGCSMDWSREQFTMDEHFSNAVLKTFVDLYNDGLIYRDKRLVNWDPKLKTAISDLEVETQTIAGSFWHFRYPLEDGVALADGRDYIEVATTRPETMLADMAVAVHPTDERYASVVGKHVILPITGRRVPIVADEHADPELGSGAVKITPGHDFNDFEVGKRAGIAPADMLNMLDSEANVCQTADGLVPDEFIGLHRFRAEKIAGEGDGARELVVKRLKESGHLIPHKAKTKKGEDVEMDAEPRQIATPFGDRGGVVIEPWLTDQWYVDAAKLAEKPIAQVKSGEVEIVPKTWEKTFFNWMENIQPWCVSRQLWWGHRIPAWYGDDGEVYVALSEADAQAQAGEGVALTQDSDVLDTWFSSALWPSATLGWPEKTALAEKHYPNSLLVSGFDILFFWDARMMMMGNYNTGQAPWPRLYLHGLVRAADGSKMSKSKGNVVDPLGLIDQYGADALRFFMAAMESQGRDIKMDDKRVEGYRNFATKLWNATRFCQSNGIGASDTLEAPQARLAANQWIIGEVSETVRKLDEAMADLRFDAAANTIYHFVWDRFCDWYLELIKPVFAEGASEDAATETRAVAGWALDQILVMLHPFMPFITEELWSKQGEVNGRDRADYPLITAKWPEPNASVSKQATDAIDWVIDLTTAVRSAKNELGISPGTKLPAFIDNPSDTAAGVMERSSAAIERLARLVPVTAGPAPDGPAMQVTAGSDVLTVPLEGVIDIDAEKARIAKALEASEKEVASLDKRLGNPNFVDRAKPEAVEKARADHAHHAGEVQRLTAALARLG; this is translated from the coding sequence ATGACTTCATCCTTGCCCACCACGTTCGATCCCGCCTCCATCGAGGCGCGCTGGTATTCCCATTGGGAAGAAAACGGCCTCTTCCGCCCGGACCGCCCGGACGCGGAACCCTATACGATCGTCAATCCTCCGCCGAACGTGACCGGCTCGCTCCATATCGGCCACGCGCTCGACAATACGTTGCAGGACATCGTGATCCGTTACGAACGGATGCGGGGCAAGGACGCGCTGTGGGTCGTGGGGACCGACCATGCCGGCATCGCCACGCAAATGGTGGTCGAGCGCCAGCTGGAGGCCAAAGGGGACAAGCGCACGAATTACAGCCGCGAAGACTTCGTGAAGAAAGTCTGGGAATGGAAGGAGGAAAGCGGCGGCACGATCACGCGCCAGCTGCGCCGACTGGGTTGTTCGATGGACTGGTCGCGCGAACAGTTCACCATGGACGAGCATTTCTCGAACGCGGTGCTGAAGACCTTCGTCGATCTCTATAATGACGGCCTCATCTACCGCGACAAGCGGCTGGTGAATTGGGACCCCAAGCTGAAGACCGCGATTTCCGACCTGGAAGTCGAGACGCAGACGATCGCCGGCAGTTTCTGGCACTTCCGCTATCCGCTGGAAGACGGCGTCGCGCTGGCAGATGGGCGCGATTACATAGAGGTGGCGACCACCCGGCCCGAGACGATGCTGGCCGACATGGCGGTGGCCGTGCATCCGACAGACGAACGCTATGCCAGCGTCGTGGGCAAGCACGTGATCCTGCCCATCACTGGCCGCCGCGTGCCCATCGTGGCCGACGAACACGCCGATCCCGAACTCGGCAGCGGCGCGGTGAAGATCACGCCGGGCCACGATTTCAACGATTTCGAGGTCGGCAAGCGCGCCGGTATCGCGCCTGCCGACATGCTGAACATGCTCGATAGCGAGGCCAATGTCTGCCAGACCGCCGACGGGCTGGTGCCGGACGAATTCATCGGCCTCCACCGTTTCCGCGCAGAGAAAATCGCCGGCGAAGGCGACGGCGCCCGCGAACTGGTGGTCAAGCGCCTGAAGGAAAGCGGCCACCTCATCCCGCACAAGGCGAAGACGAAGAAGGGCGAAGATGTCGAGATGGACGCCGAGCCGCGCCAGATCGCGACGCCCTTCGGCGACCGCGGCGGCGTGGTGATCGAACCTTGGCTGACCGACCAGTGGTATGTCGATGCCGCGAAGCTCGCCGAGAAACCCATTGCGCAGGTGAAATCGGGCGAGGTCGAGATCGTCCCCAAGACGTGGGAGAAGACGTTCTTCAACTGGATGGAGAACATCCAGCCGTGGTGCGTCAGCCGCCAGCTTTGGTGGGGGCACCGGATCCCCGCATGGTATGGCGACGATGGCGAAGTTTATGTCGCGCTGTCCGAAGCCGACGCGCAGGCTCAGGCAGGCGAAGGCGTCGCTCTTACGCAGGACTCCGACGTGCTCGACACGTGGTTCTCCAGCGCTCTGTGGCCCTCAGCCACGCTCGGCTGGCCGGAGAAGACCGCGCTTGCCGAGAAGCACTATCCCAACAGCCTGCTCGTCTCCGGCTTCGACATCCTGTTCTTCTGGGATGCGCGGATGATGATGATGGGCAATTACAACACGGGGCAGGCGCCGTGGCCGCGGCTGTACCTGCACGGGCTGGTACGCGCGGCAGACGGCTCGAAGATGAGCAAGTCCAAGGGCAATGTCGTCGACCCGCTGGGCCTGATCGACCAGTACGGCGCCGATGCGCTGCGCTTCTTCATGGCGGCGATGGAAAGCCAGGGCCGCGACATCAAGATGGATGACAAGCGGGTCGAGGGCTACCGCAACTTCGCGACGAAATTGTGGAACGCCACCCGCTTCTGCCAGTCCAACGGCATCGGTGCGAGCGACACGCTGGAGGCTCCGCAGGCCCGGCTTGCCGCCAACCAGTGGATCATCGGCGAGGTTTCCGAAACCGTCCGCAAGCTGGACGAGGCCATGGCGGACCTGCGCTTCGATGCCGCTGCCAACACGATCTACCACTTCGTATGGGACCGGTTCTGCGACTGGTACCTGGAACTGATCAAGCCCGTGTTCGCAGAAGGTGCAAGCGAAGATGCGGCCACCGAAACGCGCGCCGTCGCCGGTTGGGCGCTGGACCAGATCCTGGTCATGCTCCACCCCTTCATGCCCTTCATCACCGAAGAGCTGTGGTCGAAACAGGGCGAGGTCAACGGCCGCGACCGCGCGGATTATCCGCTGATTACCGCCAAGTGGCCCGAGCCGAACGCCAGCGTCAGCAAACAGGCGACCGATGCCATCGACTGGGTGATCGACCTGACAACGGCCGTTCGCAGCGCAAAAAATGAACTGGGCATTTCGCCCGGCACGAAACTGCCTGCCTTCATCGACAATCCTTCCGACACTGCGGCAGGCGTTATGGAGCGCAGCAGCGCGGCCATCGAACGGCTTGCCCGCCTGGTGCCTGTCACCGCAGGCCCCGCCCCCGACGGTCCGGCCATGCAGGTGACCGCCGGCAGCGATGTCCTGACCGTGCCGCTGGAAGGCGTCATCGATATCGACGCGGAAAAGGCCCGCATCGCCAAGGCGCTGGAAGCGAGCGAAAAGGAAGTCGCCAGCCTCGACAAGCGGCTGGGCAATCCGAACTTCGTCGACCGCGCGAAACCGGAAGCCGTCGAGAAGGCGCGCGCCGACCATGCCCATCACGCGGGCGAGGTCCAGCGCCTGACGGCCGCGCTGGCGCGGCTGGGGTGA